Proteins from a genomic interval of Solea solea chromosome 10, fSolSol10.1, whole genome shotgun sequence:
- the LOC131466509 gene encoding spectrin beta chain, non-erythrocytic 1-like isoform X2, with protein sequence MEAEWAADMDSPQLQVNYNQLEGRFKQLQDEREAVQKKTFTKWVNSHLSRVSCRITDLYMDLRDGRMLIKLLEVLSGERLPKPTKGRMRIHCLENVDKALQFLKEQRVHLENMGSHDIVDGNHRLTLGLIWTIILRFQIQDISVETEDNKEKRSAKDALLLWCQMKTAGYPNVNIRNFTTSWRDGMAFNALIHKHRPDLIDFDKLKKSNAHYNLQNAFNLAEQHLGLTKLLDPEDISVDHPDEKSVITYVVTYYHYFSKMKALKVEGKRIGKVLDNAIETEKMIEKYESLASDLLEWIEQTIIILNNRKFANSLLGVQQQLQAFNTYRTVEKPPKFTEKGNLEVLLFTIQSKMRANNQKVYMPREGKLISDINKAWERLEKAEHERELALRTELIRQEKLEQLARRFDRKAAMRETWLSENQRLVSQDNFGFDLQAVEAATKKHEAIETDIAAYEERVQAVVAVARELEVEHYHDIKRVTARKDNVIRLWEYLLELLKARRLRLEMNLGLQRVFQEMLYIMDWMDEMKMLLLSQDYGKHLLGVEDLLQKHALVEADIAIQSDRVKAVTTNATKYSGHDGGYKPCDPQVIQDRVAHLEFCYQELTQLAADRRARLEESRRLWKFFWEMAEEEGWIREKEQILSSLEHGKDLTGALRLLSQQRALEDEMSGRAGHLQHTIAEGQAMVEAGHFAAVKIQERIDDLQAQWVALEQLAAARKKRLEEALALHQFTADADDVDAWTLDALRIVSSGETGHDEFSTQALVRKHKDAAAEVASYRSAIDSLHEQAACLPKEEESEEVRGRLAGIEERYKEVCELTKLRKQALQDALALYKMFSEADACEVWIDEKEQWLNSMEIPERLEDLEVIQHRFESLEPEMNSQASRVAVVNQIARQLMHNGHPSEKDIKVQQDKLNNRWSQFRDLVDLKKESLNSALGVQNYHLECNETKSWIKEKTKVIESTQELGNDLTGVMALQRKLTGMERDLAAIEDKLSDLRGEAQCLAEEHPDQAKAITGRLAEITSVWEEMKNTLKNREESLGEARKLQQFLRELDDFQSWLSRTQTAIASEDMPNTLAEAEKLMAQHEGIKNEIQNYEEDYQKMRDMGEMVTQDQTDAQYMFLRQRLQALDTGWNELHKMWENRQNLLSQSHAYQLFLRDTKQAEAFLNNQEYVLAHTEMPATLEGAEAAIKKQEDFMTTMDANEEKINGVVEAGRRLASDGNINADRIQERVASIDNRHKKNREAAVELMMRLKDNRDLQKFLQDCQELTLWINEKMLTAQDLTYDEARNLHSKWLKHQAFMAELQSNKEWLDKIQKDGTLLVSEKPETEAVVTEKLSALHTMWEELESTTQTKAQCLFDANKAELFTQSCADLDKWLVGLEGQIQSDDYGKDLTSVNILLKKQQMLEKQVEVRQKEVVELQSQVQALGQEVKDTDEVDGRRQVVQNKFQELLEPLRRRRNFLVASREVHQFNRDVEDEILWVQERVPVAASTDHGNNLQTVQLLIKKNQTLQREIQGHQPRIDDILGRSQSLLQEESSGADVIRQRLAQLQELWRQLMEEAELRHGRLQEAHKAQQYYFDAAEAEAWMSEQELYMMSEEKAKDEQSAVTMLKKHQIMEQAVEDYAENVHLLSKTSRGLVTDTHPESERISMRQSQVDKLYAGLKDLSEERRGKLDERLRLFQLNREVDDLEQWIAEREVVAGSHELGQDYEHVTMLQERFREFARDTGNIGQERVDGVNRLADELINTGHGDAATVAEWKDGLNEAWADLLELIDTRTQILAASFELHKFYHDAKEILGRIVDKEKKLPEDVGRDQNTVETLQRMHTTFEHDIQALGTQVRQLQEDAVRLQSAYAGDKADDIQRRESEVLEAWRGLLEACDGRRLRLLDTSDKFRFFSMVRDLMLWMDDVIRLIEAQENPRDVSSVELLMNNHQGIKAEIDARNDSFTACIELGKALLARKHFASEAIKEKLLQLTDKRKEMIDKWEDRWEWLRLILEVHQFSRDAGVAEAWLLGQEPYLSSREMGQSVDEVEKLIKRHEAFEKSAATWEERFSALERLTTMELLEVRRQQEEEERRRKPPSPEPAPTQQEEPQLHSGVTTQNGLVSDQDSPPDAVDDLVNGVAERSSKEASPTPSPTSGRKSKTSQSSTLPAKTPPSQLEGLLHRKHEWEGHNKKASNRSWHNVYCVINNNQEVAFYKDSKAAAQGSAYHNETPVSLKEATCDVASEYKKKKHVFKLKAIDGNEYLFQAKDEEEMSTWIQAVLNAGTDDRSSVQGGDPGTPVSGRAQTLPAAVTLATESSPGKREKDKEKEKEKRFSLFSKKKQ encoded by the exons atggaggcagagtGGGCGGCGGACATGGACTCACCTCAGCTGCAGGTTAACTACAATCAGCTGGAGGGTCGATTCAAACAGCTGCAAG atGAGCGTGAGGCGGTCCAGAAGAAGACCTTCACTAAGTGGGTAAACTCTCACTTGTCCAGAGTTTCCTGCAGAATCACTGACCTCTACATGGACCTGAGGGACGGACGGATGCTCATCAAACTGCTGGAGGTTCTGTCTGGCGAGAgactg ccAAAGCCGACCAAAGGTCGTATGCGTATCCACTGTCTGGAGAACGTGGACAAGGCTCTGCAGTTCCTGAAGGAGCAGAGGGTTCACCTGGAGAACATGGGGTCACATGACATCGTGGACGGAAACCATCGCCTGACACTGGGCCTCATCTGGACCATCATCCTCCGcttccag atccAGGACATCAGTGTGGAGACAGAAGACAACAAAGAGAAGAGATCGGCTAAAGAcgctctgctgctgtggtgtcAGATGAAGACAGCAgg GTATCCCAACGTAAACATTCGCAACTTCACCACCAGCTGGAGGGACGGCATGGCGTTCAACGCCCTCATCCACAAACACAG aCCTGATCTGATCGACTTTGACAAACTGAAGAAATCCAACGCTCACTACAACCTTCAGAATGCCTTCAACCTGGCAGAGCAACACCTGGGTCTCACCAAGCTGCTGGACCCAGAGG acaTCAGTGTGGATCACCCTGATGAGAAGTCCGTCATCACCTACGTGGTCACTTATTACCACTACTTCTCTAAGATGAAGGCTCTGAAGGTGGAGGGCAAACGTATCGGGAAG gtTTTGGACAACGCCATAGAGACAGAGAAGATGATAGAGAAGTACGAGTCTCTGGCCTCAGACCTACTGGAGTGGATTGAACAGACCATCATCATCCTCAACAACAGGAAGTTTGCCAACTCTCTGCTGGGcgtccagcagcagctgcaggcctTCAACACTTACCGCACTGTGGAGAAACCACCAAA GTTCACAGAGAAGGGAAACCTGGAGGTTCTGCTCTTCACCATCCAGAGCAAGATGAGAGCCAACAACCAGAAGGTCTACATGCCCCGAGAGGGAAAACTCATCTCAGACATCAACAAG GCCTGGGAGAGACTGGAGAAGGCGGAGCATGAGCGAGAGCTGGCTCTGAGGACAGAGCTGATTCGTCAGGAGAAACTGGAACAGCTGGCCCGACGCTTCGACCGCAAGGCAGCGATGAGAGAGACGTGGCTGAGCGAAAACCAGCGTTTAGTGTCGCAG GACAACTTCGGATTCGACCTTCAGGCCGTCGAAGCCGCCACCAAAAAGCACGAGGCCATTGAGACGGACATTGCGGCGTACGAGGAGCGCGTCCAGGCCGTGGTCGCCGTGGCGAGGGAGCTGGAGGTGGAACATTATCACGACATCAAACGTGTCACTGCCAGGAAGGACAACGTGATCCGACTGTGGGAGTATCTGCTGGAGCTCCTGAAGGCCCGCAGGCTGCGGCTGGAGATGAACCTGGGGCTGCAGAGGGTCTTCCAGGAGATGCTCTACATCATGGACTGGATGGACGAGATGAAG ATGCTGCTGTTGTCGCAGGATTACGGTAAACATCTGCTGGGTGTGGAAGATCTGCTTCAGAAACACGCACTGGTGGAGGCCGACATCGCCATCCAGTCTGACCGAGTGAAGGCGGTCACCACCAATGCCACCAAATACTCCGGCCATGACGGTG GCTACAAACCCTGTGACCCTCAGGTCATACAGGATCGTGTGGCCCACCTGGAGTTCTGCTACCAGGAGCTGACCCAGCTGGCCGCCGACCGCCGCGCTCGCCTGGAGGAATCCCGTCGCCTCTGGAAGTTTTTCTGGGAGATGGCAGAGGAGGAAGGCTGGATCCGAGAGAAGGAGCAGATTCTGTCCTCTCTGGAACATGGTAAGGACCTGACGGGGGCTCTGCGACTCCTCAGCCAGCAGCGCGCCCTAGAGGACGAGATGAGTGGCCGTGCCGGTCACCTCCAGCACACCATCGCTGAGGGCCAAGCTATGGTGGAAGCCGGTCACTTTGCAGCCGTGAAGATTCAGGAGCGAATCGACGACCTGCAGGCCCAGTGGGTGGCGCTGGAGCAGCTCGCAGCCGCGAGGAAGAAACGACTGGAGGAGGCGCTGGCCCTGCACCAGTTCACAGCAGACGCAGATGACGTTGACGCCTGGACGCTGGACGCTCTGCGCATCGTCTCCAGTGGAGAGACGGGCCACGATGAGTTCTCCACCCAGGCTCTGGTCAGGAAACACAAGGATGCGGCGGCAGAGGTGGCCAGCTACCGGTCAGCCATCGACTCGCTCCATGAGCAGGCCGCCTGCCTTCCCAAAGAGGAGGAGTCAGAGGAGGTGCGTGGTCGGCTGGCTGGCATCGAGGAGCGTTACAAGGAGGTGTGTGAGCTGACGAAGCTGCGGAAACAGGCACTGCAGGATGCACTGGCACTCTACAAGATGTTCAGCGAGGCCGACGCCTGTGAGGTGTGGATCGACGAGAAGGAGCAGTGGCTGAACAGCATGGAGATCCCTGAGAGACTGGAGGACCTGGAGGTGATCCAGCACAG GTTTGAAAGTCTGGAGCCAGAGATGAACAGCCAGGCATCCCGTGTGGCCGTGGTGAACCAGATTGCTCGACAGCTGATGCACAATGGTCACCCAAGCGAGAAGGACATCAAGGTTCAGCAAGACAAACTCAACAACAG GTGGAGCCAGTTCCGTGACCTGGTGGACCTGAAGAAGGAGTCCTTGAACTCGGCTCTCGGTGTGCAGAACTACCACCTCGAATGCAACGAGACCAAGTCCTGGATCAAAGAGAAGACCAAAGTCATTGAGTCGACACAGGAGCTGGGCAACGACCTCACCGGTGTGATGGCGCTGCAGCGGAAACTCACCGGTATGGAGCGAGACTTGGCAGCCATCGAGGACAAACTGAGTGACCTGCGGGGTGAGGCCCAGTGTCTGGCAGAGGAACATCCTGACCAGGCCAAGGCCATCACCGGTCGACTGGCTGAGATCACCTCCGTCTGGGAGGAAATGAAGAACACGCTGAAGAACCGCGAAGAGTCTCTGGGCGAGGCCAGGAAGCTGCAGCAGTTCCTGCGCGAGCTGGATGACTTCCAGTCCTGGCTGTCACGCACTCAGACCGCCATCGCTTCAGAGGATATGCCCAATACGCTGGCCGAGGCTGAGAAGCTGATGGCTCAGCACGAGGGCATCAAGAACGAGATCCAGAACTATGAGGAGGACTACCAAAAGATGAGGGACATGGGTGAGATGGTGACACAGGACCAGACGGACGCTCAGTACATGTTCCTGCGACAGCGGCTGCAGGCGCTCGACACCGGCTGGAACGAGCTCCACAAGATGTGGGAGAACCGGCAGAACCTGCTGTCGCAGTCTCACGCCTACCAGCTGTTCCTAAGGGACACGAAGCAGGCCGAGGCCTTCCTCAACAACCAG gagTACGTCCTGGCTCACACTGAGATGCCTGCAACGCTGGAAGGAGCCGAGGCTGCCATCAAGAAGCAGGAGGACTTCATGACCACCATGGACGCCAATGAAGAGAAGATCAACGGTGTAGTGGAGGCTGGCCGGCGTCTGGCCAGCGACGGCAACATCAACGCTGATCGCATCCAGGAGAGAGTGGCCTCCATCGACAACAG acATAAGAAGAAcagggaggcagcagtggagctgATGATGAGACTGAAGGACAACAGAGATCTGCAGAAGTTCCTGCAGGACTGTCAGGAG ttGACTCTGTGGATCAATGAGAAGATGCTCACAGCTCAGGACCTCACGTATGACGAGGCCAGGAACCTGCACAGCAAGTGGCTGAAGCACCAGGCCTTCATGGCCGAGCTGCAGTCCAACAAAGAGTGGCTGGACAAGATCCAGAAG GACGGCACACTGCTGGTGTCAGAGAAGCCAGAGACGGAGGCGGTGGTAACGGAGAAACTGTCGGCGCTCCACACCATGTGGGAGGAGCTTGAGTCGACCACGCAGACCAAAGCTCAGTGTCTGTTTGATGCCAACAAGGCGGAGCTGTTCACGCAGAGCTGTGCTGACCTGGACAAGTGGCTCGTTGGCCTGGAGGGTCAGATCCAGTCGGACGACTACGGCAAAGACCTGACCTCTGTCAACATCCTGCTCAAGAAGCAGCAG ATGCTGGAGAAGCAGGTGGAGGTGCGTCAGAAAGAGGTGGTGGAGCTGCAAAGCCAGGTCCAGGCTCTGGGTCAAGAGGTCAAAGACACCGACGAGGTGGACGGGCGGAGACAGGTGGTGCAGAACAAGttccaggagctgctggagccaCTGAGGCGCCGCAGGAACTTCCTGGTGGCGTCGAGAGAAGTTCACCAGTTCAACCGAGATGTGGAGGACGAGATT ctcTGGGTTCAGGAGAGGGTTCCTGTGGCTGCGTCCACTGACCACGGTAACAACCTGCAGACGGTGCAGCTGCTCATCAAGAAAAACCAG ACCCTGCAGAGGGAAATCCAGGGACACCAGCCGCGTATCGACGACATCCTGGGGCGCAGTCAGAGCCTCCTGCAGGAGGAGTCGTCCGGTGCGGATGTCATCCGTCAGCGCCTGGCGCAGCTGCAGGAGCTGTGGCGGCAGCTgatggaggaggcggagcttcgtCACGGGCGGCTGCAGGAAGCTCACAAGGCTCAGCAGTACTACTTTGACGCCGCAGAGGCCGAGGCCTGGATGAGCGAGCAGGAGCTGTACATGATGTCAGAGGAGAAGGCCAAG GACGAGCAGAGCGCTGTCACCATGTTGAAGAAACATCAGATCATGGAGCAGGCGGTGGAAGACTACGCTGAGAACGTCCACCTGCTGTCCAAGACCAGCAGAGGACtggtgacagacacacacccagagag tgagcgTATCAGCATGCGTCAGTCTCAGGTTGATAAACTTTACGCCGGCCTGAAGGACCTGTCTGAAGAGAGGCGGGGCAAATTGGACGAGAGGCTCCGCCTCTTCCAGTTGAACCGGGAGGTTGATGACCTCGAGCAGTGGATCGCAGAGCGGGAGGTGGTGGCCGGGTCACATGAGCTGGGACAGGACTACGAACATGTGACG ATGTTGCAAGAGCGTTTCCGTGAATTCGCCCGCGACACAGGAAACATCGGGCAGGAGCGTGTGGACGGCGTGAACCGTCTGGCTGACGAGCTGATCAACACGGGACACGGTGACGCCGCCACGGTGGCGGAGTGGAAGGACGGTCTGAACGAGGCGTGGGCCGACCTGCTGGAGCTCATCGACACCAGGACGCAGATCCTTGCCGCCTCCTTCGAGCTCCACAAGTTCTACCACGACGCCAAGGAGATCCTGGGACGCATTGTGGACAAGGAGAAGAAGCTCCCGGAGGATGTGGGCCGAGACCAGAACACGGTGGAGACCCTGCAGAGGATGCACACCACCTTCGAACACGACATCCAGGCTCTGGGAACCCAG GTACGGCAGCTGCAGGAGGACGCCGTGCGTCTCCAGTCGGCGTACGCCGGCGACAAAGCAGACGACATCCAGCGGCGGGAGAGTGAGGTGCTCGAGGCTTGGCGAGGTCTGCTGGAGGCGTGTGACGGGCGCCGGCTCCGCCTCCTGGACACCAGCGATAAATTCCGATTCTTCAGCATGGTCCGAGACCTGATGCTGTGGATGGACGACGTGATCCGACTCATCGAGGCTCAGGAGAATCCCAG ggatGTTTCGTCAGTGGAGCTGCTGATGAACAACCATCAGGGCATCAAAGCAGAGATCGACGCTCGTAACGACAGCTTCACCGCCTGCATCGAGCTGGGGAAGGCGCTGCTTGCCAGGAAACACTTCGCTTCTGAGGCG ATCAAAGAGAAGTTGCTGCAGTTGACCgacaagaggaaagagatgaTTGACAAGTGGGAGGATCGATGGGAGTGGCTCAGACTCA TCCTGGAGGTGCATCAGTTCTCACGGGACGCGGGTGTGGCGGAGGCGTGGCTTCTGGGTCAGGAGCCGTACCTGTCGAGCAGAGAGATGGGTCAGAGCGTGGACGAGGTGGAGAAGCTCATCAAACGCCACGAGGCCTTCGAGAAGTCGGCCGCCACCTGGGAGGAGCGATTCTCCGCCCTGGAGAGGCTGACCACA ATGGAGCTGTTGGAGGTGCGTcggcagcaggaggaggaggagcgacgGAGGAAGCCGCCATCACCAGAGCCGGCTCCGACTCAGCAGGAAGAGCCTCAGCTGCACAG cgGTGTGACGACTCAGAACGGGCTGGTGTCGGATCAGGACTCTCCTCCG GACGCCGTAGACGACCTGGTGAACGGCGTGGCCGAGCGAAGCTCCAAGGAAGCAAGTCCGACGCCGTCGCCAACGTCCGGCAGGAAGAGCAAAACAAGCCAGTCGTCCACGCTGCCGGCCAAGACGCCGCCGTCACAGCTGGAGGGACTCCTGCACCGCAAACACGAGTGGGAGGGGCATAACAAGAAGGCGTCCAACAG GTCGTGGCACAACGTGTACTGTGTCATCAACAACAACCAGGAGGTGGCGTTCTACAAGGACAGCAAGGCGGCAGCACAAGGCTCCGCCTACCACAACGAGACGCCCGTCAGCCTGAAGGAGGCCACGTGTGACGTGGCGTCAGAatacaagaagaagaaacacgTGTTCAAGCTCAA gGCGATTGATGGAAACGAGTATTTGTTTCAAGCCAAAGACGaa GAGGAGATGAGCACCTGGATTCAGGCTGTCCTGAACGCCGGCACAGACGACCGCTCCAGCGTCCAGGGCGGCGACCCCGGCACACCGGTGTCTGGGCGTGCTCAGACGCTGCCGGCCGCCGTCACACTCGCCACCGAGTCGAGTCCCGGGAAACGAGAGAAGGataaagagaaggagaaggagaaacgTTTCAGTCTGTTCAGCAAGAAGaaacagtag